The following coding sequences lie in one Xanthomonas hortorum pv. pelargonii genomic window:
- a CDS encoding APC family permease, which yields MSEQSLRRDVGPFALMLTGLGSIIGSGWLFGAWRAAGLAGPGAIWAWILGAAIITTIALSYAELGAMFPESGGMVRYSHYSHGSLVGFIAGWANWIAIVSVIPVEAEASVQYMASWPWAWAQGLYVQAPGGAGELSVPGLLISAVLVLVYFFLNFWSVKLFARSNTLITVFKLVVPAATGVALIASGFHSENFSVGIHGDEHVIDLAAVLTAVATAGIVFSFNGFQSPVNLAGEARNPGRSIPFAVLGSIALATVVYVILQVAYIGAVPPELLAKAGWHGIDFRSPFAELAIIVNLHWLAMLLYIDAFVSPSGTGITYTATTARMVYGMEKNGTMPSVLGKLHPVWGVPRMAMFFNLAVSFVFLFFFRGWGTLAAVISVATIISYLTGPISAMALRRHAPELHRPLRIAALPVLAGVAFVMATELLYWARWPLTGEIILLMVVALPVYCYYQAKQGWPDLGRNLKGAAWMICYLPMIALLSWAGSSDFGGHGYLSYGTDLAVVAAVGVVFYIWGVRSGWRTPSVEQAVARA from the coding sequence ATGTCCGAACAATCGCTACGCCGCGACGTTGGCCCCTTCGCCCTCATGCTTACCGGCCTGGGCTCGATCATCGGCTCCGGCTGGTTGTTTGGCGCCTGGCGCGCCGCCGGTCTGGCCGGCCCCGGCGCGATCTGGGCCTGGATTCTGGGCGCGGCGATCATCACCACCATTGCACTTTCCTACGCCGAACTAGGCGCCATGTTCCCCGAGTCCGGCGGCATGGTGCGTTACAGCCATTACTCGCACGGCTCGCTGGTGGGCTTCATCGCCGGCTGGGCCAACTGGATCGCGATCGTCTCGGTGATTCCGGTCGAGGCCGAGGCCTCGGTGCAATACATGGCCTCCTGGCCGTGGGCGTGGGCGCAAGGCTTGTACGTGCAGGCGCCCGGTGGAGCAGGGGAGTTGTCTGTCCCCGGCCTGCTGATCTCGGCGGTGCTGGTGCTGGTGTATTTCTTCCTGAATTTCTGGAGCGTCAAGCTGTTCGCGCGCTCCAACACCTTGATCACCGTGTTCAAGCTGGTGGTGCCGGCAGCGACCGGCGTGGCCTTGATCGCCAGCGGCTTCCATAGCGAAAACTTCAGCGTCGGCATCCACGGCGACGAACACGTGATCGACCTGGCGGCGGTGCTCACCGCCGTGGCCACCGCCGGCATCGTCTTCAGCTTCAACGGCTTCCAGAGCCCGGTGAACCTGGCCGGCGAGGCGCGCAACCCGGGCCGCAGCATCCCGTTCGCGGTGCTGGGCTCGATCGCGCTGGCCACGGTGGTCTACGTGATCCTGCAGGTGGCCTACATCGGCGCGGTGCCGCCGGAGTTGCTGGCCAAGGCCGGCTGGCACGGCATCGATTTCCGCTCGCCGTTCGCCGAGCTGGCCATCATCGTCAACCTGCATTGGCTGGCGATGCTGCTGTACATCGATGCCTTCGTGAGTCCCAGCGGTACCGGCATCACCTATACCGCCACCACCGCGCGCATGGTCTACGGCATGGAAAAGAACGGCACCATGCCGTCGGTGCTGGGCAAGCTGCACCCGGTCTGGGGCGTGCCGCGCATGGCGATGTTCTTCAACCTGGCGGTGTCGTTCGTGTTCCTGTTCTTCTTCCGCGGCTGGGGCACGCTGGCGGCAGTGATCTCGGTGGCGACCATCATTTCCTACCTCACCGGCCCGATCAGCGCGATGGCGCTGCGCCGTCATGCCCCGGAGCTGCATCGCCCGCTGCGCATCGCCGCGCTGCCGGTGCTGGCCGGTGTGGCCTTCGTGATGGCCACCGAGCTGCTGTACTGGGCGCGCTGGCCGCTGACCGGCGAGATCATCCTGCTGATGGTCGTGGCGCTGCCGGTGTACTGCTACTACCAGGCCAAGCAGGGCTGGCCGGATCTGGGCCGCAACCTCAAGGGCGCCGCCTGGATGATCTGCTACCTGCCGATGATCGCGCTGCTGTCCTGGGCCGGCAGCAGCGACTTCGGCGGGCATGGCTATCTCAGCTACGGCACCGATCTGGCGGTGGTCGCGGCGGTCGGCGTGGTGTTCTACATCTGGGGCGTGCGCAGCGGTTGGCGTACGCCGTCGGTGGAACAGGCGGTTGCGCGGGCTTGA
- a CDS encoding oxygenase MpaB family protein, with translation MSTVLRTLTAPAAEQIRRWVLGAFPRGQSSIEYDQPLGDPGIFGPDSVTWRVHSEFPGMLSGGLCALMLQLLHPRALAGVYDHSNFRADLIGRLRRTTNFVAGTTYAPRAEAEQLIARVRTIHTHIRGHTADGVAYEANDPQLLTWVHVTEAYGFLQGCRRYCRDVPVAIADRYYDEARRVAEALGATDVPASEAQVDAYFAGVRGQLRMDARSREVLDILTSIQLPVPAAGLSRGVFLGAGTALLPGWASDMLGRTTLQRTQARASARLLRSLSPLFRTALRRDGLSARACRRMQLPPTMLLQWPGEG, from the coding sequence ATGTCTACCGTCTTGCGTACCCTCACCGCCCCCGCCGCCGAACAGATCCGCCGCTGGGTGCTGGGCGCGTTTCCACGTGGCCAGAGCAGTATCGAATACGACCAGCCGTTGGGCGATCCCGGCATCTTCGGGCCCGACAGCGTCACCTGGCGCGTGCATTCGGAGTTCCCCGGCATGCTGTCCGGCGGGCTGTGCGCGTTGATGCTGCAGCTGCTGCACCCGCGCGCGCTGGCCGGGGTCTACGACCATTCCAACTTCCGCGCCGACCTGATCGGGCGGCTGCGCAGAACCACCAATTTCGTTGCCGGCACCACCTACGCACCGCGTGCGGAAGCCGAGCAATTGATCGCCCGCGTGCGCACCATCCATACGCATATCCGCGGCCATACCGCCGACGGCGTGGCATACGAGGCCAACGATCCACAGCTGCTGACCTGGGTGCATGTCACCGAGGCCTACGGCTTTTTGCAGGGCTGCCGGCGCTATTGCCGCGACGTGCCGGTTGCCATCGCCGACCGCTATTACGACGAAGCGCGACGTGTGGCCGAAGCGCTCGGCGCCACCGACGTGCCAGCCAGCGAGGCGCAGGTGGATGCGTATTTCGCCGGCGTGCGCGGGCAACTGCGCATGGACGCACGCTCGCGCGAGGTGCTCGACATTCTCACCAGTATCCAGCTGCCGGTGCCTGCGGCAGGTTTATCGCGCGGTGTGTTTCTCGGCGCCGGCACTGCCCTGCTGCCGGGCTGGGCCAGCGACATGCTTGGCCGCACCACACTGCAACGCACGCAGGCGCGTGCCTCGGCGCGTCTGTTGCGCAGCCTGTCGCCACTGTTTCGCACTGCGTTACGCCGTGATGGATTGTCTGCGCGTGCGTGTCGGCGGATGCAGTTGCCGCCGACGATGTTGTTGCAGTGGCCGGGAGAGGGGTGA